In a genomic window of Flavobacterium lipolyticum:
- a CDS encoding 3-ketoacyl-ACP reductase: protein MTDLKNKNALITGAGKGIGKAIALALANEGVNVILVSRTQADVDQLAIEINNLGVKSLALAADVSDINSINNAVEKALAEFKSIDILINNAGIGAFGKFLELEPNAWERIIQVNLMGTYYTTRAVIPNMIERQTGDIINISSTAGLNGNALTSAYSASKFAVLGLTDSLMQEMRKHNIRVTALTPSTVATDMAKDLNLTDGNPEKVMQPEDIAELIVAQLKLSRRVFIKNSSIWSTNP from the coding sequence ATGACAGACTTAAAAAATAAAAATGCTCTAATTACAGGAGCCGGAAAAGGAATAGGAAAAGCAATCGCACTTGCACTTGCCAACGAGGGAGTTAATGTAATTTTAGTTTCGAGAACGCAAGCAGATGTTGACCAGCTGGCAATCGAAATTAATAACTTAGGTGTAAAATCATTGGCTTTAGCTGCTGATGTTTCTGATATTAATTCTATAAATAATGCTGTAGAAAAAGCATTAGCCGAATTTAAAAGTATCGATATTTTAATCAACAACGCCGGAATTGGTGCTTTTGGGAAATTCCTGGAATTAGAACCAAACGCCTGGGAAAGAATCATTCAGGTCAACCTTATGGGAACCTATTATACCACCCGCGCCGTTATTCCAAATATGATCGAAAGACAAACAGGTGACATCATTAATATTTCATCTACAGCAGGTTTAAACGGAAACGCCCTTACGAGCGCTTACAGTGCTTCAAAATTTGCTGTTCTGGGTCTAACGGATTCTTTGATGCAGGAAATGAGAAAACACAATATTCGGGTTACTGCTTTAACACCAAGTACAGTAGCTACCGATATGGCTAAAGATTTAAATCTGACAGACGGAAACCCTGAAAAAGTAATGCAGCCCGAAGATATTGCCGAACTGATTGTTGCACAACTGAAACTGAGTCGTCGCGTTTTCATTAAAAACAGCAGTATCTGGTCTACTAATCCCTAA
- the mtaB gene encoding tRNA (N(6)-L-threonylcarbamoyladenosine(37)-C(2))-methylthiotransferase MtaB, producing the protein MENRKKVAFYTLGCKLNFSETSTIARNFNDEGFDRVDFEEIADIYVINTCSVTENADKQFKQVVKKAMKLNEKAFVAAVGCYAQLKPEELAAVDGVDLVLGATEKFKITDYIHDLSKNDMGEVHSCEIAEADFYVGSYSIGDRTRAFLKVQDGCDYKCTYCTIPLARGISRSDALENVLQNAKEISAQNIKEIVLTGVNIGDYGKGEFGNKKHEHTFLDLVQALDEVDGIERLRISSIEPNLLKNETIEFVSKSRTFVPHFHIPLQSGSNDILKLMKRRYLREVYTERVHKIREVMPHACIGVDVIVGFPGETDEHFLETYHFLNEMDISYLHVFTYSERDNTEAANMPGIVPANVRAKRSKMLRGLSVKKRRAFYESQLGSNRTVLFEGENKEGYIHGFTENYVKVKTPWNPELVNTLQEINLTKIDEDGSVRLEFLNKLTEA; encoded by the coding sequence ATGGAAAATAGAAAAAAAGTTGCCTTTTATACGCTTGGTTGCAAACTGAATTTTTCAGAGACTTCAACTATTGCCCGAAATTTTAACGATGAAGGTTTTGATCGTGTTGATTTTGAGGAAATAGCCGATATCTATGTTATCAATACCTGTTCGGTTACAGAGAATGCTGATAAGCAGTTTAAGCAGGTGGTGAAAAAAGCAATGAAACTGAATGAGAAAGCTTTCGTAGCAGCTGTAGGTTGTTATGCCCAGTTGAAACCGGAGGAATTAGCAGCTGTTGATGGAGTTGATTTGGTTTTGGGAGCTACAGAAAAATTTAAAATTACGGATTATATTCATGACCTGAGCAAGAATGACATGGGCGAAGTACACTCTTGTGAAATTGCTGAGGCTGATTTTTATGTGGGAAGTTATTCTATTGGAGACCGTACCCGCGCTTTTTTGAAAGTTCAGGACGGCTGTGATTATAAATGTACCTATTGTACCATTCCGTTAGCGAGAGGAATTTCTAGAAGTGATGCTCTGGAAAATGTATTGCAAAATGCCAAAGAAATCTCTGCTCAGAACATCAAAGAAATTGTTTTAACGGGAGTTAATATTGGAGACTACGGTAAAGGGGAGTTCGGGAATAAAAAACACGAGCATACTTTTTTGGACTTAGTTCAGGCTCTGGATGAGGTTGACGGGATCGAGCGTTTGCGAATCTCCTCTATAGAACCTAATTTACTGAAGAATGAAACTATTGAGTTTGTCTCTAAAAGCCGAACTTTTGTGCCGCATTTTCATATTCCGTTACAATCCGGAAGCAATGATATTTTGAAATTGATGAAGCGCCGTTATTTGCGTGAAGTGTATACTGAACGAGTTCATAAAATTCGTGAAGTAATGCCACATGCCTGTATTGGTGTAGACGTGATTGTTGGTTTCCCGGGTGAAACCGACGAGCATTTTTTAGAAACCTATCATTTCCTTAACGAAATGGATATCTCTTATCTGCATGTCTTCACGTACTCCGAAAGAGACAATACAGAAGCGGCAAATATGCCGGGAATTGTTCCGGCAAATGTAAGAGCGAAACGCAGTAAAATGCTACGTGGATTATCCGTTAAAAAACGTCGTGCTTTTTATGAAAGTCAGTTAGGATCTAACAGAACCGTTTTGTTCGAAGGAGAAAATAAAGAAGGATATATTCATGGTTTTACAGAGAATTACGTAAAAGTAAAAACACCATGGAATCCTGAATTGGTCAATACCCTACAGGAAATAAACCTGACTAAGATTGACGAAGACGGAAGTGTTCGCCTGGAGTTCTTGAATAAGCTTACTGAGGCTTAA